In uncultured Bacteroides sp., the following proteins share a genomic window:
- the argC gene encoding N-acetyl-gamma-glutamyl-phosphate reductase, with product MIKVGIIGGAGYTAGELIRLLINHSNVEIVFINSSSNAGNKITSVHEGLYGEIDMVFTNELPLGKIDLLYFCTAHGDTKKFMESHTLPEDLKIIDLSMDYRIESAEHDFIYGLPELNRSRISQSKHIANPGCFATCIQLGLLPLAKGEMLNGDVSVNAITGSTGAGVKPGSTSHFSWRNNNMSIYKPFSHQHVPEIKQSLKQLQNSFESEIDFIPYRGDFPRGIYATLVLKTTVELDEIKRMYTEFYAEHPFVHVVDANIDLKQVVNTNKCLLHLEKHGDKLLIISCIDNLLKGASGQAVHNMNLMFGLEETIGLRLKPSAF from the coding sequence ATGATTAAAGTAGGAATAATAGGCGGAGCGGGATATACAGCAGGCGAATTGATTCGTCTGCTGATAAACCACTCGAACGTTGAAATTGTGTTTATTAACAGCAGCAGCAATGCGGGAAATAAGATAACATCAGTACACGAAGGTCTTTATGGTGAAATCGATATGGTTTTTACCAATGAATTACCTCTCGGCAAGATTGATTTGCTTTATTTCTGTACGGCTCATGGCGATACCAAAAAGTTTATGGAAAGCCACACGCTGCCTGAGGATTTGAAAATAATCGACCTTTCAATGGATTATCGTATTGAATCCGCTGAACACGATTTTATTTACGGCCTTCCTGAACTTAATCGTAGCCGTATTTCTCAAAGTAAGCATATTGCCAATCCTGGATGTTTTGCTACATGTATCCAGCTGGGATTACTGCCTTTGGCAAAGGGTGAAATGTTGAATGGTGATGTTTCTGTTAATGCCATTACCGGTTCTACCGGAGCAGGAGTGAAGCCGGGCTCTACTTCTCATTTTAGCTGGCGAAACAATAACATGTCTATCTATAAGCCATTCTCACATCAGCATGTGCCTGAAATAAAGCAATCTCTGAAACAATTGCAGAATAGCTTTGAAAGTGAGATTGATTTTATTCCTTACCGTGGCGATTTTCCTCGTGGTATTTATGCTACACTGGTTTTAAAAACAACTGTGGAGCTGGACGAAATCAAACGCATGTACACTGAATTTTATGCAGAGCATCCTTTTGTGCATGTAGTTGATGCAAATATTGACTTAAAGCAGGTAGTGAACACGAACAAGTGTTTGCTGCATCTCGAAAAACATGGTGATAAACTTCTTATCATTTCATGCATAGATAACTTATTAAAAGGAGCTTCCGGTCAGGCTGTTCATAATATGAATTTAATGTTCGGACTGGAAGAGACTATTGGGCTGAGGTTAAAACCAAGTGCCTTTTAA
- the argR gene encoding arginine repressor → MTTNKSKRLDSIKMIISSKEIGSQEELLRELAKEGYELTQATLSRDLKQMKVAKAATTNGNYVYVLPNDTMYKRTIDVPSAGEMLMQNGFKSIDFSGNMAVIKTRPGYASSLAYDIDNREYKDIIGTIAGDDTILLVFRDGYSRNEIKQLLSHIIPNI, encoded by the coding sequence ATGACGACGAACAAAAGTAAACGATTAGATTCGATTAAGATGATCATTTCCAGCAAGGAGATTGGTAGTCAGGAAGAGCTGCTTAGAGAGTTAGCGAAGGAAGGCTATGAGCTTACGCAAGCTACATTGTCTAGAGACCTGAAACAGATGAAAGTTGCGAAAGCGGCTACTACAAATGGTAATTATGTATATGTCTTACCAAACGACACCATGTATAAAAGAACTATTGATGTACCTAGTGCCGGTGAGATGTTGATGCAGAACGGATTTAAATCTATTGATTTTTCGGGGAATATGGCTGTTATTAAAACACGTCCCGGATATGCAAGCAGTTTGGCATATGATATAGACAACCGCGAATATAAGGATATCATTGGTACTATTGCAGGCGATGATACAATTTTACTTGTTTTCAGAGATGGTTATTCCAGAAATGAGATTAAACAATTACTGTCTCACATTATTCCGAATATTTAA
- a CDS encoding response regulator yields the protein MIKHIIFFLFSMCCLQMQSQPICNIRKYTIEDGLSHNHLTQIIQDQKGFIWVGTWNGLDRIDGYSINSFFPTTSEPGIFYSNRLDNIALSSTGNIWCLTNSSRLLLYNTQAADFFDIIRPFEKKNNQIYEIKRYFTLSKGVTWASSSQGLCFRISDSGYDKENGIQSIKTNSKQIKGDSVYLVREDYYGNEWILTNKGVTVYGKSINNDYPFSMMEKYKTDVVLASTNGNMAIYNFSQKTFSFVTVPDISKINATRKLGDNEVVLTTDNGILIYNIAAKKFRRYNLQFPGQPDKEATNIYVDSHNCLWVYTNGPGIIRINPQTEEKLWLNTPAQYSSGVRNNLPMFFEDANHVKWTIPRYGVLSYFDPLSKTLKCYLTQSNEGSVPYSADLKNVVSDRQKNLWAISLSNQGLLNISFSKQKYRYIPLDKDIETRALMVDANKRLWIATKKGNIRIYNKNKQFEGFLSGSGSISATPCCISASGVYSMTQTKNGDVWVGTRGDGIYLFSPKAKGYQVQHFIKSNQDNYSLSNNDVYSIYQDIHGFIWIGTWGGGLNKAEYKNGNIRFINYFNRLKNYPFNRFEKIRTIAGTVSGNVLIGTTSGLVTFSTHFQQPEAIKFYKNIHNPQKEYSLNGSDIMHIYCTDNQQIFICMMGTGINKIVSENLSSEDIHFEKYDEKKGLASNLTYSMIKDKEKNYWVISPMALSRITKGTQSIEKYSSSFFNNSFVYSETSPAIADNGDLLIGVQGGMLVLSPKEIHKSTYQAPIVFSSIKFQKDSLPQTLNDADYLVIPSDQRNFTLNFGALDYINPSDIEYAYKVDNVDKHWNYIGKNHFANFVNLPAGTYTFYVKSTNSEGTWNQHVRTLIIKVNPTFWESCWGWALYVILFLILSVAISYTLFYIFKLRHEVDVEQQLAEIKIRFFTDISHELRTPLTLIAGPVAEVLSQEPLSKRAKEHLLLVQKNTSRMLQLVNQILDFRKIQNKRMTLAIEKEDIIQQIHNIMSNFNLLAVEREINFRLNTTVDQAFVWIDRDKFEKIMFNLLSNAFKYTPKKRSIIINVTEEENNYCISIEDEGNGIQADQIKSIFERFTTIPKIANMQPSSGIGLSLVNEFVKMLHAQISVESTLGKGSTFTLCIKKGKEHYKADENVEFILNDSDENTESDETEDTIPSTDEEPTSILIVEDNLELQEFMSTILSPTYKILKAADGAEGLDIVKKEIPDFIVTDIMMPNMDGLEMIHHIKADISVCHIPIVVLSAKSSLDDRIQGLELGIDDYITKPFSAAYLKSRIANLIKQREMLQKAFLSHIHPKENETSNSEPVAYTLDPPQIVPLDKLFIEKIMTFIEDNLTNSELNIEDIANHMNMSRSIFYRKVKMIVGLAPVDFIRHLRIQRAVQLLNIDSQSFSQIAYEVGFSDPKYFSKSFKKEMGMTPSEYKKKISQNKEA from the coding sequence ATGATAAAACATATAATTTTCTTTCTCTTTTCTATGTGTTGTTTGCAAATGCAATCACAGCCCATTTGCAATATCAGGAAATACACCATTGAAGATGGACTATCACATAATCACCTGACACAAATAATACAAGATCAGAAAGGATTTATCTGGGTGGGAACCTGGAACGGACTCGACCGCATTGACGGATACTCCATTAATTCATTCTTCCCCACCACCAGTGAACCGGGCATCTTTTACAGCAACCGGTTAGACAATATTGCACTGAGCTCTACCGGCAACATCTGGTGTCTGACAAATAGTTCAAGATTGCTCCTGTATAACACTCAGGCAGCTGATTTCTTTGATATAATCAGGCCCTTCGAGAAAAAGAACAATCAGATTTATGAAATCAAGCGCTACTTCACTTTATCCAAAGGAGTTACATGGGCCTCCTCTTCACAAGGGCTTTGTTTCAGAATAAGCGACTCGGGATATGATAAAGAGAACGGCATTCAAAGTATAAAAACCAATAGCAAACAGATCAAAGGAGATTCTGTTTATCTGGTTCGGGAAGATTATTACGGCAATGAATGGATACTCACCAACAAGGGGGTTACTGTTTATGGTAAATCCATAAATAACGACTACCCTTTTTCTATGATGGAGAAATACAAAACAGATGTTGTGCTGGCTTCCACTAACGGAAATATGGCTATCTATAATTTCAGCCAGAAAACATTCTCTTTTGTTACTGTACCCGATATCAGTAAGATAAACGCGACCAGAAAATTAGGGGATAACGAAGTTGTACTGACAACAGACAATGGCATCCTGATCTACAACATAGCAGCAAAGAAGTTTCGCCGGTATAATCTGCAATTTCCCGGACAGCCAGATAAAGAGGCTACCAATATTTATGTGGACAGCCACAACTGTTTATGGGTGTACACTAACGGTCCCGGAATTATCAGAATCAATCCTCAGACGGAAGAAAAGTTATGGCTGAATACACCTGCACAATATTCTTCCGGCGTCAGAAATAATCTTCCCATGTTTTTTGAAGATGCCAATCATGTAAAATGGACCATTCCCCGATACGGAGTTCTGAGTTACTTTGATCCTCTGAGCAAAACACTAAAATGCTATCTTACACAATCCAATGAAGGGTCAGTTCCCTATTCAGCGGATCTGAAAAACGTGGTTAGCGACAGACAAAAAAATCTATGGGCAATATCACTCAGCAATCAGGGACTTCTGAACATATCGTTTTCAAAACAAAAATATCGTTATATACCTTTAGATAAAGACATTGAAACCAGAGCTCTGATGGTCGATGCAAATAAACGCTTATGGATAGCCACCAAAAAAGGGAACATAAGAATCTATAATAAGAACAAGCAGTTCGAAGGATTCTTATCCGGTAGCGGCAGCATATCTGCCACTCCCTGCTGCATCTCCGCCAGCGGTGTTTACTCCATGACTCAGACAAAAAACGGAGATGTATGGGTGGGTACCAGAGGGGATGGTATTTATTTATTCAGCCCAAAAGCAAAGGGTTACCAGGTGCAGCATTTTATAAAAAGCAATCAGGACAATTATTCGCTGAGCAACAACGATGTGTACAGCATTTATCAGGATATACACGGATTTATCTGGATAGGAACCTGGGGCGGAGGTCTGAATAAAGCAGAATACAAAAATGGAAACATTCGTTTTATTAATTACTTTAATCGGTTAAAGAACTACCCATTCAATCGTTTTGAGAAAATCCGTACCATAGCAGGAACAGTGTCCGGAAACGTTCTGATAGGAACCACTTCCGGACTTGTTACTTTTTCTACTCATTTTCAACAGCCCGAAGCCATTAAATTCTATAAGAACATTCATAACCCACAAAAAGAATACAGTCTGAATGGTTCCGATATTATGCACATTTATTGCACGGACAATCAACAGATATTTATCTGCATGATGGGAACCGGAATCAATAAAATAGTCTCAGAAAACCTTTCATCGGAGGATATACATTTTGAAAAGTATGATGAGAAAAAAGGATTAGCATCTAATCTAACCTATTCAATGATAAAGGATAAGGAAAAAAACTATTGGGTGATTTCTCCAATGGCACTGTCCCGCATCACAAAGGGAACACAATCTATTGAGAAATATAGTTCTTCCTTTTTTAATAACTCTTTTGTTTATTCAGAAACATCTCCTGCAATTGCCGATAACGGCGATCTTCTTATCGGAGTACAGGGAGGCATGCTGGTTCTGAGCCCGAAAGAGATACATAAAAGTACTTACCAGGCTCCTATTGTATTCTCCAGTATCAAGTTTCAGAAAGACAGTCTGCCCCAAACATTAAACGATGCTGATTATCTTGTGATTCCGTCAGACCAGCGCAATTTTACCTTAAATTTCGGAGCACTTGATTATATAAATCCCTCAGATATAGAGTATGCCTATAAAGTTGATAATGTGGACAAGCATTGGAACTACATAGGAAAGAATCATTTTGCCAACTTTGTAAATTTACCGGCCGGCACATATACCTTTTATGTAAAATCCACTAATAGTGAAGGCACCTGGAATCAGCATGTGAGAACTTTAATTATAAAGGTAAATCCAACATTCTGGGAGTCCTGTTGGGGATGGGCATTATATGTAATCCTGTTCCTGATATTGTCAGTGGCTATAAGCTACACTCTTTTTTATATTTTCAAGCTGCGCCATGAAGTAGATGTTGAGCAACAACTGGCAGAGATAAAAATCCGATTCTTTACAGATATCTCACACGAACTTCGTACGCCACTAACACTGATAGCCGGTCCGGTAGCAGAGGTGCTGTCGCAAGAGCCCTTGTCAAAAAGAGCAAAAGAGCATCTTTTACTGGTTCAGAAAAACACATCCCGCATGCTTCAGTTGGTCAATCAGATTCTCGATTTCAGAAAGATTCAGAATAAACGAATGACTTTAGCCATAGAGAAGGAAGACATCATACAACAGATACACAACATCATGTCAAACTTCAATCTGCTGGCTGTTGAGAGAGAAATTAATTTCCGGCTAAACACCACCGTAGACCAGGCTTTTGTATGGATTGACCGTGATAAGTTTGAGAAAATAATGTTCAATCTGTTATCAAACGCTTTCAAGTATACCCCTAAAAAAAGGAGCATTATTATTAACGTAACAGAAGAAGAGAATAATTATTGCATCAGCATTGAAGATGAAGGCAATGGCATTCAGGCCGACCAGATAAAATCAATATTTGAACGCTTTACCACAATTCCTAAAATAGCAAATATGCAGCCATCATCGGGTATCGGTCTGTCGCTGGTTAATGAGTTTGTGAAGATGTTGCATGCACAAATCAGTGTAGAAAGTACATTAGGTAAAGGAAGCACATTTACTCTTTGCATTAAGAAAGGCAAAGAACATTATAAAGCAGATGAGAATGTAGAGTTTATACTCAATGACAGCGACGAGAACACCGAAAGTGACGAAACAGAAGATACCATTCCGTCTACCGATGAAGAACCTACATCTATTCTGATAGTTGAAGATAACCTGGAGTTGCAAGAGTTTATGTCAACAATCTTATCACCAACATATAAAATTTTAAAAGCTGCCGATGGTGCAGAAGGTTTAGATATCGTTAAAAAAGAGATACCGGACTTTATTGTTACAGATATCATGATGCCAAACATGGACGGACTTGAAATGATTCATCACATAAAAGCAGATATCAGTGTGTGTCACATACCTATTGTTGTTTTATCTGCAAAATCATCATTGGACGACCGCATCCAGGGGTTGGAACTGGGCATAGACGATTATATCACCAAGCCATTCAGCGCCGCCTATTTAAAATCAAGGATAGCCAATCTTATCAAACAACGGGAGATGCTGCAAAAAGCATTCCTTTCTCATATTCATCCAAAAGAAAATGAGACAAGCAATTCCGAGCCTGTTGCCTACACACTGGATCCGCCACAGATAGTACCGCTTGACAAGCTATTTATAGAGAAAATAATGACCTTTATAGAAGATAATCTTACTAATTCAGAACTAAACATAGAAGATATTGCCAATCACATGAATATGAGTCGTTCTATCTTTTACCGGAAAGTAAAAATGATTGTAGGGCTGGCTCCTGTCGATTTTATACGCCACTTGCGTATTCAGCGGGCAGTTCAGCTGCTTAACATTGATTCTCAATCGTTCTCTCAGATAGCCTATGAGGTAGGTTTCTCTGATCCTAAATACTTTAGTAAATCATTTAAAAAGGAGATGGGAATGACACCCAGTGAGTATAAAAAGAAAATCAGTCAGAATAAGGAGGCTTAA
- a CDS encoding aminotransferase class III-fold pyridoxal phosphate-dependent enzyme → MKLFDVYPLFDINIVKGKGCKVWDDKGNEYLDLYGGHAVISIGHSHPHYVEMVQKQVAELGFYSNSVVNKLQQQVAERVGAISGYEDYSFFMINSGAEANENALKLASFHTGRKRVVSFSKSFHGRTSAAVRVTDNPKIVAPINEGIDVTFLALNDIDAVRSELSKKDVCAVIIEGILGIGGIKVPENTFMQELRKVCTETGTILILDEIQSGYGRSGKFFAHQHAGIRPDIITVAKGIGNGFPMGGVLISPMFTPVYGMLGTTFGGNHLSCAAALAVLDVIEEEELIENAAEVGNYLMKELKQFPQIKDVRGEGLMIGLEFEEPIKELRCRLLFEQKVFTGVSGTNVIRLLPPLCLTMTEADEFIKRLKNVM, encoded by the coding sequence ATGAAACTATTTGATGTGTATCCTTTGTTCGATATCAATATCGTAAAGGGAAAAGGATGTAAGGTATGGGATGATAAAGGAAATGAATATCTTGACCTTTATGGAGGACATGCTGTAATTTCGATAGGACATTCACATCCTCATTATGTGGAAATGGTGCAGAAGCAGGTTGCTGAACTGGGCTTCTACTCTAATTCTGTGGTTAACAAATTGCAGCAGCAGGTTGCTGAGCGTGTTGGCGCGATCTCAGGGTATGAAGATTATTCTTTCTTCATGATAAACTCTGGTGCTGAAGCAAATGAGAATGCCTTAAAACTTGCATCTTTTCATACAGGAAGAAAACGTGTGGTCTCTTTCTCAAAGAGCTTCCACGGTCGTACCTCTGCAGCTGTACGTGTAACAGATAATCCTAAGATTGTAGCACCTATCAATGAGGGTATTGATGTTACTTTCCTTGCTTTGAATGATATTGATGCAGTACGCTCGGAATTAAGCAAAAAGGATGTGTGCGCGGTTATCATTGAAGGTATTCTGGGAATAGGCGGCATTAAGGTTCCTGAGAACACATTTATGCAGGAACTTCGCAAGGTATGTACCGAAACCGGCACAATTCTGATTCTTGATGAAATTCAGTCGGGTTACGGACGTAGCGGAAAATTCTTTGCTCATCAACATGCAGGAATTCGTCCTGACATTATTACTGTTGCTAAAGGTATTGGTAACGGGTTCCCGATGGGTGGGGTATTAATTAGTCCGATGTTTACTCCGGTTTATGGAATGCTTGGAACAACATTCGGTGGGAATCATCTTTCCTGTGCAGCGGCTCTTGCCGTTCTGGATGTGATAGAAGAAGAAGAACTGATAGAGAATGCAGCGGAAGTCGGCAATTATCTGATGAAGGAACTGAAACAATTTCCTCAGATTAAAGATGTTCGTGGCGAGGGTTTAATGATTGGACTTGAGTTTGAAGAACCAATTAAAGAGCTTCGTTGTCGTTTACTTTTCGAACAGAAAGTATTTACGGGAGTGAGTGGTACAAACGTTATCCGACTTCTTCCTCCGCTTTGTCTCACAATGACCGAAGCCGATGAATTTATAAAGAGATTAAAAAATGTAATGTAA
- a CDS encoding argininosuccinate synthase domain-containing protein — MKEKVVLAFSGGLDTSFCAKYLSEEKGYEVYTAVANTGGFSPEELKVIEEKAYKLGAVKHVTLDVTQEYYEKSIKYMVFGNVLRNGTYPISVSSERIFQAIAIINYAKEIKADAVAHGSTGAGNDQIRFDLTFDVLAPEIKIITPTRDMSLTREYEIDYLRKHGIEADFKKLEYSINKGLWGTSIGGKETLHSEQTLPEEAYPSQVTAEGTETLKLEFVEGQLHAVNGEVFENKVEAINKIEAIGSKYAIGRDMHIGDTIIGIKGRVAFEAAAPMLIINAHKMLEKHTLSKWQQYWKDQIGNWYGMFLHEAQYLEPVMRDCEAMLQSTQRNVNGTVSIILRPYSYTLVGVESSFDLVKTDFGDYGEVGKGWTAEDAKGFTKILSNPLRVYYANQKKNGK, encoded by the coding sequence ATGAAAGAGAAAGTAGTATTAGCGTTTAGTGGTGGTTTGGATACCTCATTCTGCGCAAAGTATTTGTCAGAAGAAAAAGGATATGAGGTTTATACAGCTGTAGCCAATACCGGCGGATTCAGCCCTGAAGAACTGAAAGTTATTGAAGAAAAAGCATATAAACTGGGTGCGGTTAAGCACGTTACTCTTGATGTGACTCAGGAATATTACGAAAAGAGCATCAAGTACATGGTGTTTGGTAATGTTTTACGTAATGGAACTTATCCTATTTCTGTAAGCTCTGAACGTATTTTCCAGGCTATTGCTATTATCAACTATGCAAAGGAAATTAAAGCCGATGCTGTTGCTCACGGAAGTACAGGTGCTGGTAACGACCAGATTCGTTTTGACCTTACATTTGATGTACTTGCTCCGGAAATCAAAATTATAACTCCAACACGTGACATGTCTCTTACCCGTGAATATGAGATTGATTATCTTAGAAAACATGGTATTGAGGCTGACTTTAAGAAACTTGAATATTCTATCAATAAAGGTCTTTGGGGAACTTCAATAGGTGGAAAAGAAACTCTTCACTCTGAACAGACTCTTCCTGAAGAGGCTTATCCTTCACAGGTTACTGCTGAGGGAACAGAAACTTTGAAACTTGAATTCGTAGAAGGTCAGTTACACGCTGTTAACGGTGAAGTATTCGAAAATAAAGTAGAGGCAATTAATAAAATTGAGGCTATTGGCTCTAAATATGCTATCGGTCGTGATATGCACATTGGTGATACTATTATCGGTATCAAAGGTCGTGTAGCTTTTGAAGCTGCGGCACCTATGCTTATCATCAATGCTCATAAGATGCTTGAAAAACATACATTGAGCAAATGGCAGCAGTACTGGAAAGATCAGATTGGTAACTGGTACGGAATGTTCCTTCACGAAGCTCAGTACCTGGAACCGGTAATGCGTGACTGTGAAGCTATGCTTCAAAGTACTCAACGTAATGTGAACGGAACAGTAAGCATCATTCTTCGTCCTTATAGCTATACATTAGTAGGTGTTGAATCTTCTTTTGATTTGGTGAAGACTGACTTTGGCGATTATGGTGAAGTTGGTAAGGGATGGACAGCAGAAGATGCGAAAGGATTTACCAAGATTCTTTCTAATCCGTTGAGAGTTTATTATGCTAATCAAAAGAAAAACGGTAAATAA
- a CDS encoding GNAT family N-acetyltransferase, whose translation MESNIEILVANESHIPYVDIILTTIEAAAKIRGTGIAKRSPEYIKQKMVEGKAIIALCGGEFAGFCYIESWSNKAFVANSGLIVVDKFRGHGLAKKIKRRAFELSRQRFPEAKIFGLTSGLAVMKINSELGYVPVTFSELTTDEAFWKGCQSCVNYDILQRTGGTKCICTAMLYDPAKHPADPFKANEEKENDEDKKESSENK comes from the coding sequence ATGGAAAGTAATATTGAAATTCTTGTTGCCAACGAGAGTCATATTCCATACGTTGACATTATTTTAACTACTATAGAGGCTGCTGCAAAAATCCGTGGCACGGGTATTGCAAAGCGCTCCCCTGAATATATCAAACAGAAGATGGTTGAGGGTAAGGCGATTATTGCTCTTTGTGGGGGTGAATTTGCCGGATTCTGTTACATTGAAAGCTGGAGTAACAAAGCATTTGTTGCCAATTCCGGACTTATTGTTGTTGATAAGTTCCGCGGTCATGGGCTGGCAAAGAAAATTAAACGTCGCGCTTTTGAACTTTCACGCCAGCGTTTTCCTGAAGCAAAAATATTTGGATTGACTTCTGGTCTTGCTGTGATGAAAATCAATTCAGAATTAGGATATGTTCCTGTTACTTTCTCTGAACTTACCACGGATGAGGCTTTCTGGAAAGGCTGCCAAAGCTGTGTAAACTATGATATTCTTCAAAGAACCGGTGGTACAAAATGTATTTGTACAGCAATGCTTTATGATCCTGCCAAGCATCCGGCAGATCCTTTTAAGGCTAATGAGGAGAAGGAAAATGATGAAGATAAAAAAGAAAGTTCAGAAAATAAATAA